CTCTATAGCTTTTTTCTTTACATTTAAAATCTGAGTAAATGCTGAAAAATCTTCTTGCTTCCAATAAACCTCTAGTTCTTCTGGTAAGTTTTTCGGGACTTTTTTCAACGTCAATATCAAATTGTTTTCTAACGTCATTTTCAAATCGGTTTTCTTCTTGTTCAATATTTTTAATTTCAAATTCTTCTGATTCGATACATCCACTAAACTCTCTGAAAACTGACTCCTGTAAATACCTTTCTTCTTCTTCAAGTAATCTATTTTCTTCAATTGTTGATTCAACATCAAATTCAATGGTACTTTCAGCTTCTTGTATTTCTTGTTCAATTTTTTCAGTCTCAAAGAGTTCTCTATTTCGGAAGTCTTCTGTAGATTCTCTAATTCCTCTAATTTTGTGTTTTTCTCCTTTGATAGCGTTTTCAACCTGTCTTCTAATTGATTCATTTCCTCTTTCGATATTGATACTTCTTTCAAGATATTCACCTTTTTTAAAATATCTATCCTCCAAGTCTCTGTATCTTTCTCTCTCCTTATCTTCTGCTCCTGAATTTCTTGCTTGTGCTTCTGTTCCATGGAGTTTTTCCAAGTCTCCCAATTCTTGTCTTTCTCTTTCTGAATTTCTCTCAACTTGTTGTATTTGTTTGTTAAGTTGGTATTCAATTCCGCTATATTGTTTCGATCGTAAACATTTTTTAATGCTACGTATGAGTTCATTAATCTCTGACTGTCTGCATTTGAAAGATTCTTCGAAAAAGATTCTTTCGTTCTCATTAATTTGTGGTAAATTTTCTGTATTTCCTCTGGAAACTGGTATGTATTTGGTGTTTGCTTCTTTTTCATTGTAAACCCATTTATAATTTCTTGATGATTGTAATGCTTTTTCTATTTCAGCTTCTGATTTCGTTGGTATTTTTATTTGTACGGTATTTATTCCTATACGGGATAATTTTATATATTTTTCGGAAGTAATTTTATTTGTAACTATAAATTCTACAAGTAAGATAGGTTTATCTTCTTTATTAAAAAAAGTTACATCAGGGCGTATTAACAATTCTCTATCTTCTATCGCTACATCTATATTTTTCCCCCATTTAACAATTCCATTTTTATTTTCATAAAAAGTTAATTCGGCTTTTGTGTAGGAAGCTTTAATTGTTTCTTTTTCTTGAATTAACATCGGAAGCAAGTCTTCTTCTTTTCCTGGAGGGAATTTATATAATGCAGGAGTAACAACATATTTTAATCTATTAATAATCGTTTTTGCAATTATTTCTCGATAAACTCTACTCGCTTTAACACATTCAGGTTTTTCTTTAGTCACATTTGATGCGTGGTGTCTAAAATAAGATTTCCAATGTAAATTTTTATGTTGAATATTGGCAATCATCCGAGCATTACAACCGATACAACGATAATCTTTTAAACCACTTTCAGCCTCTGAAATATGAATTTTTTTTTGATTTTTTTCAGAATAAGCCCAGTCACTTTCTTCCTCTTTTTCTTTTTTAATTTTCATCATTAGCTTTTTTTAAGATTTACATAGATTACTTCATCTCACTAAAATATAAATAAAAAAGGAATGTTTTTGATTTTAAAAAATTACACAAAAAAAACCGCGATTATTAAATAACCACGGTTTTTTTTAAAAAAATTTATTTAATTAAATCAATCCAAAATCTTTAGTAACTGCAACTAATTGTGTTGGATTATTTGCGTTAAATTTTTCTTTAAGTTGTTTTAATCTCTTTTCAACAGAACTAATACTGTTAGGTTTTACTTTATTAGTTCTTAAAGTTCCACATATTTCTTTCTGATCTAATCCATCTGCTAAATATTTTAAAATAGTTAAATCATAAGCTGTTACTTTAAATATATCTTTTTCTATTAAAACATTTCCTAATTTAGGTGAAATAAAGAAAGATTCGTCAAATACTAATTGTACTGCTTTTTTTAATTCTGCTTCTCCATTTACAGATTTACAAACAAAGGCATCAACTCTTAACACATTACACAACTGCTGAATTCGATAAGGCTTCTCTTCTACCGAAAAAACAATTGTTTTTAATGATTTTTGTAATTTTTTAGCTTTAGCGATTAAATCTTCTCCTGAATGTAACTTTTCAATATTTGGGTTTTCTATAAAAGATAAATCACTTACTAATAAATCAAATGGTTCTCCTTTAGAACAAGCACTTTCTAATTTTAAAAAAGCATCATCACAAGACCTTGCATATTCTATTATCGGGATTTTTAAACTCTGTAAAGCTGATTTTATACCACTTAATATAAAGTCAGTATCTTCTGCTATTAATACTTTTTGAAACATAGTTATTTTTAATTTTAACCAATACTAAAACTCTTCTTTTTTTCGGGTCAAAAATAATACTTCCATTAATAGATTCTATACGGTTTTCCGTATTTAACATCTTTTTTTTCTATATTTTACAAGGGATACAAGGATATTGTAAATAAATTATATTTTTAACATTAAAGTTGTTTTTATAATAAATTAAACATCTATAAATAAAAAAATGCTGTTAATTCCTTAACAGCATTTTTTATAAAATTTTAACGTAAAAATTACCTTCTACTATAATTTGGTGATTCTTTAGTAATAGCAACATCATGTGGATGACTTTCGTTTATTCCACTTGCTGTAATACGTACAAATTTACCAGTTTCTTTTAATGTTTCGATATCTTTAGAACCACAGTATCCCATACCAGCACGTAATCCCCCTACAAATTGGTGAATACTCTCTTCTAAATCACCTTTATAAGGTACACGACCTACAATACCTTCTGGAACTAATTTTTTAATATCATCTTCAACATCTTGAAAATAACGGTCTTTAGAACCTTGCTTCATTGCTTCAACAGATCCCATTCCACGATACGATTTAAACTTACGTCCTTCGTAAATAATAGTTTCTCCTGGTGATTCTTTAGTCCCTGCTAATAACGATCCTAACATAACACAATCTGCACCTGCGGCAATAGCCTTAGGAATATCACCTGTATAACGAATACCACCATCAGCAATTACTGGAACTCCAGATCCTTTAATAGCTGCAGCAACTTCTAAAACTGCTGAAAACTGAGGAGAACCTACACCTGCAACAACACGAGTTGTACATATAGAACCTGGTCCTATACCTACTTTTACTGCATCTGCACCTGCTTCAACTAAATATTTAGCTGCTTCTGGAGTAGCGATGTTACCTACAATAACATCTAATTCAGGAAATTTAGCTTTTACTTGTTTTAACACTGTTACCACACCTTTAGTATGTCCGTGTGCTGTATCAATAATAACGGCATCAACTCCTGCTTTTACTAAAGCTTCTGCTCTATCAACAGCATCTGCAGTAACACCTAATGCAGCTGCAACACGTAAACGTCCGTAAGTATCTTTATTTGCAATTGGCTTTTGAGTAACCTTAGTTATATCTCTGAAAGTAATTAATCCTGAAAGCTTATAAGCATCATCAACAATTAATAATTTTTCAATTTTCTTTTCTTGTAAAATACTTTCTGCCGATTTTAATGAAGTTCCTACTGCTGCAGTTACTAAATTATCTTTAGTCATTACCTCAACAATCGGACGATCATTTTTATGTTCGAAACGTAAATCTCTATTAGTTACAATTCCTTTTAAAACACCAAGAGCATCAACAATAGGAATTCCGCCAATACCATTTTCTTTCATTAACATTTTAGCATCTAAAACTGTTGCTGTTAATGGTAAAGTTAATGGGTCAATAATCATTCCTGATTCTGCACGTTTTACTTTACGAACCTCTTGAGCCTGTTGCTCAATCGTCATATTTTTATGTAATACACCAATACCACCTTCTCTTGCCATAGCTATTGCCATTGCAGATTCGGTAACTGTATCCATAGCAGCAGAAACTATTGGTACATTTATAGTTATATTTTTAGTAAATTTTGTTTTAATAGAAACTTCTCTTGGAAGTACTTCAGAGTAAGCTGGTACTAGTAAAACATCATCGTATGTTAAACCTTCGCCTATAAATTTTGATTGGTGAGCTTGCGTATGCAATTAATTTAGTGTGTTGTTAATTAATTGCGTACAAATATACTATATATAATACAAATTCAATATTATTTTTATGTTAACATAAAAAATATTTTCCATCAACTTATTTAAAATTAATCTAAATAAATTTTGCACAATTCAAAAACTATTTTACATTTGCAAAACTATTTTTAATAAATCTAAATAAAATGAAAAAAGTACTAGGATTATCATTATTACTAACATCAGCATTTTTTATGAGTTGTTCTGATGACGACCCAATTGTTATTAGCCCAGAAACAGTAATTGAAAACGCTAAAACTACATTTGTATCAAATTATGTAAATATCGTAGAGGCTAACTACAATGATGCCTTAGCTAAAACAAAAGATTTACAAACAGCTATTAATGCTTTTGTAGCAGCACCTGATGCAGCTAAATTAGCAACCGCTAAACAATCTTGGTTAGATGCTCGTGAGCCTTACGGACAAACAGAAGCATACCGTTTTTATGATGGTCCTATTGATGGAGCTGACTTTGGAGAAATAGAAGGTAATATTAATGCATGGCCTTTAGATGAAGCCTTAATTGATTATGTTGCTGATGGTACAGGAGGACAAGAAGCTTCTGATAATAGACAAAATATAGTTAATAACATTACTGAATACCCTAATTTTACCAAAGAAATATTAAGAAATCTTTCTGGATATAGTGAAAATGAATCAAATGTAACCATGGGATATCATGCTATTGAGTTTTTATTATGGGGACAAGATGCTACTGCTCCTTCAGCTAAATTAGCTGGACAAAGACCTTTTACTGATTTTACAACGAAAGAAAATTCAGAGAGAAGAAAACAATATTTAAAATTAGCTACAGAAATTTTAGTTGAAGACTTAGAAGCTGTAACTAAACAATGGAAATCAGGAGCTCAATATAGAACTGAATTTTTAGCATTATCTAAAAATGATGCTATTGATAAAATTTTAACAGGTGCTGCTAAATTAAGTAACGGAGAATTATCAGGAGAAAGAATGGTTACTGCTGTTGTTAATCAAGATCAAGAAGATGAACATTCTTGTTTTTCTGATAACACACATAGAGATATTTATTTAAACGCAAAATCTATTAATAACATTATTAACGGTAGCTATACTAAAGTAGATGGAACTAAAATTTCAGGAACTTCTTTATTAGAAGTATTAACTTTAGTAAATGCAGCTGAAGCGGTAACTTTAACAACCACAGCAACTACTGTTATGGCTAAAGTAAAAGTTATTTCTGATGCTAAATTCTTTGATTATCAAATTATAGGAGAAACTAAAGATAACAACAACAAACCTGTAATGAGTGCTGTTACTTCTTTAGAAAAACAAGGAATAGAATTAGCACAAGCTGGTAAAACTATTACTGGAAACAACATCGATTCAGAAGTATAATATTCTTTTTACTTCAAAAAAAATTAAACCAAACTATCTATAATAGATAGTTTGGTTTTTACGTAAAAAAACATAACAGAATGAATAAAGTATTTTTTTATGCTATAGTAACACTTCTTTTATTTTCTTGTAATAAAAAAGAAGAATACACTTCTCTATATAATTATGAAAATGGGGAAGAACTATCCGCAGGGAAATTAACAACAACAATACTAGGTGTCAATGCTTTTGATCAAAAAGTACCTGGATTATCACAACTAGATGGGCGTTCTTTTTTTGTAGGAAATTCTTTATTTCGTCAAAATTGGGTAAGCTCACCAGCCTCTACTACTGCAAGAGATGGTTTAGGACCTACATTTAACGCAAGAGCATGTAGTTCTTGTCACAACAAAGATGGTAGAGGGAAGCCTTTAGAAACAGGTCAAAAATTTTCTGCTGGTTTTTTAATGAGAATAAGCACTTCAGGAATAGGCGCTCATGGAGGTCCTAAAACACTAACTAATTATGGAGGGCAAATACAAGAACACGCTAATTTAGGAGTATCATATGAAGCTAAAGTTTCTGTTACTTTTAAAACAATTAAAGGCACTTTTACTGATGGAGAATCATACGAATTAAAAGAACCAATTTACACTATTTCTGATGAACAATTTGGCTCTTTACAAAACGCTTTAACTTCACCAAGAGTAGGACAACAAGTTATCGGTTTAGGGCTTGTAGATGCTATTTCAAACAATGATATTTTAGCGAACGCTGATGAATTTGATGCCGATAATGATGGCATTTCAGGAAAAGCAAATTATGTTTGGGATGTTGTTAAAAATCAAACTGTTTTAGGTCGTTTTGGTTGGAAAGCTAATCAACCTAATTTAAAACAACAAGTGGCAGGTGCTTTTAGTGGAGACATGGGGTTAACAACTTCTTTATTTCCTGATGAAAATTGCCCATCACCTCAACAAGATTGCCAAAAATTCCCTAATGGTGGTTTACCTGAAGTTACTGATGAAGCTTTAACTGATATAATGATTTATTCCTCTTCTTTATCAGTGCCTATTAGACGAAACTTTAAAGATGAAAATGTTTTGAAAGGAAAGCAAATTTTTAAAGATATGAAATGTAACAGCTGTCATACAGAAGTATTTACAACTTCGAATAATTATCCTGCAAACAAAACATTAGAAAACGTTACAATTAGACCTTATTCCGATTTTTTATTACACGACATGGGTGATGCCTTAGCTGATAACAGACCCGATTTTAAAGCCACAGGTAAAGAGTGGAGAACACAGCCTTTATGGGGTGTCGGTTTAATTGATGAAGTAAATAATCATACTTTTTTATTACATGATGGTAGAGCTCGTAATATTGAAGAAGCTATTTTATGGCATGGCGGAGAAAGTGAAGCATCAAAAGAAGCATATAAAAATTTAACAAAAGAAGATAGAACAGCCGTTTTAGGCTTTATAAACTCATTATAAAATGATTAAAAAAACAATAATTATAACAATAACATCCCTCCTATTTTTATCTTGTAATAATGATTCGGAGACTGTTTCTTCTTTCGATATTCAAAAGCTTCGTTCAGATATTATAACAAATACAGAAACATCTATTACCAATAATTTTATCAAAAGTATTGATGATTTAAATAATTCGATACAAATATTTACTACGAATCCAAATGAAAGCAATCTTCTACTAGCTAAAAACACTTGGAAAACAGCGGCTAAAAACTATTCTTTAATTCAAGTTTTAAATATTGGAGAAATTAAAACTTCTTACATACAAACTTCTTTTTTAGCTGGGTAGCTAACGCAAAAGGAATTGAAGAGTATCTTTTATCAAAAAAAGAAATATCTGAAATAGCTATAAATTCTATTTCAACAAATTTAAGAGGTTTAGCTAGTATCGAACATTTACTTTTTGATAAAAATACTACTGAAACTATTGAAGGTTTTACAGATATCAGACGAAAAGAATACTTAAATATTCTTGGATTAAACCTTGTATCTAAAGCTACTATTTATAATTCTAAATGGAATACATTTCGCACCAAATTTATTGAAAATAATTCAACAGGTATTAATGGTAGCATCAATCAAGTTATCAATCAAATGTATGCTTTATTAGAAGATGTTAAAAGTTATAAAATAGGGCAACCTGCAGGAATTGAAAAAACAAGCGTTTCTGACAGAACTCTTTTACAAGCTCAAAAAAGTGAATATTCATTAGTACTTATTCAGAATAATATCGAAAGTATAAAAAACATCTATTTTGGTAACGAAAATGGTATCGATGATTTTGTTAGTTCAATTACTAAAAATGAAACACTAAACAACAAAATTAAAATACAATTTGAAACTATTGAGAATACCATATCAGCATTTGGAAATAGTTCTTTAAAAGAAGCTATTATTAATGATAAAGCGAATGTTAAAAAACTATATAACGAAGTAAAACAATTATTAGTTTTAATCAAAACAGACGTAGCAAGTGTTTTATCTGTAACCATTACCTTTACAGATAATGACGGAGACTAAACCTTTTATTTAAAGATTTCAACAATTACTAAATCAAAAAATCCCGATAAATTATTTATCGGAATTTTTTTATAAATAAATCAAATTTAATAAATTTAGAAGATATTTTTTAGGTTAAAACCATAACTGATATATACCGCTATTTGATCGTTTTGAGTAGAAAAATTCACTTGATTTGTTTTTACTGAATTTTTAATATTCTGAACACTTCCTTCTAAAAAATAATCATTGCCCGACAAATAATACTTTGCACCTAAGGTTATCATATTCTTTTTTTTAAAATACTTTGTAAATGATAACTCAGGTATTATATACACATTCCCTGGGTTGATAGAATTATTAGTTGCTATAATTTTATCATCGGATTCTCCTTTTTCTTCTTCAAAATTAGTATCAGTAACAAAAGAAATAGAAGAACCTAAACCTATCGTTATATCTAAATCTTTTTTTAAAGAAATATTATACCCAGCTCCTAATGAAACGGTGTGCATAAAATAATTATTATCTACAGTAAATTCCTTTCCTTCATTAAGCCCATTTATAGTCAGCATTGCATACGAAGCCATATATCCTAATTTAACTTGTGCTTTAAACGCGGTTTTATAAATTGCTGTTAACGAAAGTGAATTATTAAAATTATTAGATATAGTACTTTCTGTAAACGGCATTGCTGTTTTATGAATCACAGCATCGGTTAAACCAAATTCATAACCTATTGTTGTATATAAACCTTTGTGCGTATTATTTTCCTGAGCGTTTATTGTTGATATACAAACAAGAAACAAATTTATTATTACAATTATTTTTAATTTCATTTTACTGTTTTTCAAGATTAATTGAGGTTGATGTAGCTGACACAGTACATTCATTTGATTTTAACCAAACCCCATCAAGTTTCTTTTTATCGGCTGATAAATTAAGTTCATACGTATTTTCAGTACAGTAATTTCCACAACCAGGATCAGAACCTATTTCTTGCTTATCATTCGTATTAATAGTTAATTTATTACCATCAAGATTCATTTCTAAATTAAAAATGGCAAAATATTGTTGATTTGGTATAGAGGCTATCTTTAGTTTCCCCTCAATTAATTCCTTTTCAATGTTTGGTTATTGTTAATGTATAGCGGTATTTTTTCGAACAACAATTTGAACAATTCATTGCTCCATCCCAAATACCTACTAAACTATTTGTTTCTTCAACTTCGCTATCATTATTATTAATAATAGCTTCGTTGTACGTTATATCTATTGATTTAGTACAAGCGGCTAATAATAGACATAAAACGATATATATTATTTTTTTCATTTGGTTTTTAACGATTTAAATTATTAAAAAGTAAACGTATTACTTAGTGTTACAGAAGTTGATTTTAAACCTGTAGATCTTTCAAAGCTAGAAAGTCGGAATTCTAACGATTTAAACTGAAATTCTCTTTTCTTATTGATTTTAAAGTTCAGTACACCGTTTACTGGTGAAAATTTCATTCCTATTCCTACTTTATTTGTCGTAAACTTCGCTAAATCATAATCTGAGGTATAATACTTAGCATCTAAATCATGTTCTCCCCAAGCTTGAAAATATTTTGATTGTGTTTGTGTATGAAAACGATAAAAAGGATATAATGTTAATCCACTTCCTATTTTTATAGGTGTTTCAATTTCAAAGGTATTACCTGTTACTCCAAAATCATCACTATAGAACCTGTAAAACAAACGTGTAATTAAGAAATCACTAATAAAATAATTAGCTCTAAAACCAAGTGCTTTTTTTATTCTTGATCTTGGTAGATTTTCACTTTCTACTTTTTTATTTTTTTCATTTTCAATAGTAACGCCATCATTAAAATAAACTCTATGAAAAGGTGTATTTAAAATTCCCTTCTGAATAATTACCTCAGCTGTTACAGACGCATTTAATCTGCTATTTACACTCCCTCCATAAGTAGCTGCGATATTATAAGTAAATCGAGTATCCGTATCATATCCTTTAAAAGCATTCGTTGTTGGAACTACATATTCATCGTCGTCATCCCTAGCACTATAGTTCAAGTTAGCCGCACGATCATCATCATCATCATCATCATCATCATCATCATCATCATCATCATCATCATCATCATCATCATCATCATCGTCATCATCGTAATCGTCATCATCGTAATCATAATCAGTACCTCCTGTTGCTGCTCCTGCTTTTCTATCTCTAATTTCTCCAGGATAAATTAAAAGCCATTTATCGATAAAAATTCCTGCATTAATACTTAAAAACTTATTTCCGTCTTTAGAATCTTTCTGCCAAGTAATTTTACCATAATTTGAAGTAACATCAAACTCTTTAGAGTAACCATATAAAACAGAAACAGCTGTATTGTTTTCAGGTATTAATCGACTAAAATTTAATGACATATATTTTCGAGTATCTTCACTCGCTAAATTATTATCTGAATTTACTGTTTCGGCTGAACTTGTACTTGCCGAAGTCGTTGCACCATATTTATCAATATTTGCTGTACTTGCTGATGTATAATGATCTAAACCAAAAGTTGCTCCAAAAGTAGCGGTTTTATTTACAGGTATTGAAACTGTTATTTGTGGGGCATTATTATCTAACTTTTCGGTACCCAAACCTCCAGTTACTGCCGCATTATTTCCATCTTGTTCATAATAGTTATAAAGAATATCTACTTGAACTTTATCTAATTGTTTTATTTTTTTTTGCGAAAACATATTCTCACTTAACATAAAACACAAAATAATGATTAA
The Tenacibaculum pacificus DNA segment above includes these coding regions:
- a CDS encoding helix-turn-helix domain-containing protein encodes the protein MFQKVLIAEDTDFILSGIKSALQSLKIPIIEYARSCDDAFLKLESACSKGEPFDLLVSDLSFIENPNIEKLHSGEDLIAKAKKLQKSLKTIVFSVEEKPYRIQQLCNVLRVDAFVCKSVNGEAELKKAVQLVFDESFFISPKLGNVLIEKDIFKVTAYDLTILKYLADGLDQKEICGTLRTNKVKPNSISSVEKRLKQLKEKFNANNPTQLVAVTKDFGLI
- the guaB gene encoding IMP dehydrogenase, giving the protein MHTQAHQSKFIGEGLTYDDVLLVPAYSEVLPREVSIKTKFTKNITINVPIVSAAMDTVTESAMAIAMAREGGIGVLHKNMTIEQQAQEVRKVKRAESGMIIDPLTLPLTATVLDAKMLMKENGIGGIPIVDALGVLKGIVTNRDLRFEHKNDRPIVEVMTKDNLVTAAVGTSLKSAESILQEKKIEKLLIVDDAYKLSGLITFRDITKVTQKPIANKDTYGRLRVAAALGVTADAVDRAEALVKAGVDAVIIDTAHGHTKGVVTVLKQVKAKFPELDVIVGNIATPEAAKYLVEAGADAVKVGIGPGSICTTRVVAGVGSPQFSAVLEVAAAIKGSGVPVIADGGIRYTGDIPKAIAAGADCVMLGSLLAGTKESPGETIIYEGRKFKSYRGMGSVEAMKQGSKDRYFQDVEDDIKKLVPEGIVGRVPYKGDLEESIHQFVGGLRAGMGYCGSKDIETLKETGKFVRITASGINESHPHDVAITKESPNYSRR
- a CDS encoding DUF3570 domain-containing protein, with translation MFSQKKIKQLDKVQVDILYNYYEQDGNNAAVTGGLGTEKLDNNAPQITVSIPVNKTATFGATFGLDHYTSASTANIDKYGATTSASTSSAETVNSDNNLASEDTRKYMSLNFSRLIPENNTAVSVLYGYSKEFDVTSNYGKITWQKDSKDGNKFLSINAGIFIDKWLLIYPGEIRDRKAGAATGGTDYDYDDDDYDDDDDDDDDDDDDDDDDDDDDDDDDDDRAANLNYSARDDDDEYVVPTTNAFKGYDTDTRFTYNIAATYGGSVNSRLNASVTAEVIIQKGILNTPFHRVYFNDGVTIENEKNKKVESENLPRSRIKKALGFRANYFISDFLITRLFYRFYSDDFGVTGNTFEIETPIKIGSGLTLYPFYRFHTQTQSKYFQAWGEHDLDAKYYTSDYDLAKFTTNKVGIGMKFSPVNGVLNFKINKKREFQFKSLEFRLSSFERSTGLKSTSVTLSNTFTF
- a CDS encoding imelysin family protein, which encodes MKKVLGLSLLLTSAFFMSCSDDDPIVISPETVIENAKTTFVSNYVNIVEANYNDALAKTKDLQTAINAFVAAPDAAKLATAKQSWLDAREPYGQTEAYRFYDGPIDGADFGEIEGNINAWPLDEALIDYVADGTGGQEASDNRQNIVNNITEYPNFTKEILRNLSGYSENESNVTMGYHAIEFLLWGQDATAPSAKLAGQRPFTDFTTKENSERRKQYLKLATEILVEDLEAVTKQWKSGAQYRTEFLALSKNDAIDKILTGAAKLSNGELSGERMVTAVVNQDQEDEHSCFSDNTHRDIYLNAKSINNIINGSYTKVDGTKISGTSLLEVLTLVNAAEAVTLTTTATTVMAKVKVISDAKFFDYQIIGETKDNNNKPVMSAVTSLEKQGIELAQAGKTITGNNIDSEV
- a CDS encoding di-heme oxidoreductase family protein, whose translation is MNKVFFYAIVTLLLFSCNKKEEYTSLYNYENGEELSAGKLTTTILGVNAFDQKVPGLSQLDGRSFFVGNSLFRQNWVSSPASTTARDGLGPTFNARACSSCHNKDGRGKPLETGQKFSAGFLMRISTSGIGAHGGPKTLTNYGGQIQEHANLGVSYEAKVSVTFKTIKGTFTDGESYELKEPIYTISDEQFGSLQNALTSPRVGQQVIGLGLVDAISNNDILANADEFDADNDGISGKANYVWDVVKNQTVLGRFGWKANQPNLKQQVAGAFSGDMGLTTSLFPDENCPSPQQDCQKFPNGGLPEVTDEALTDIMIYSSSLSVPIRRNFKDENVLKGKQIFKDMKCNSCHTEVFTTSNNYPANKTLENVTIRPYSDFLLHDMGDALADNRPDFKATGKEWRTQPLWGVGLIDEVNNHTFLLHDGRARNIEEAILWHGGESEASKEAYKNLTKEDRTAVLGFINSL
- a CDS encoding imelysin family protein; this encodes MAINSISTNLRGLASIEHLLFDKNTTETIEGFTDIRRKEYLNILGLNLVSKATIYNSKWNTFRTKFIENNSTGINGSINQVINQMYALLEDVKSYKIGQPAGIEKTSVSDRTLLQAQKSEYSLVLIQNNIESIKNIYFGNENGIDDFVSSITKNETLNNKIKIQFETIENTISAFGNSSLKEAIINDKANVKKLYNEVKQLLVLIKTDVASVLSVTITFTDNDGD